The sequence CCAGCGCGATCTCCTCGGAGATCCGGGTGGACAGCTCCAGAGCCTGCGGGGAGTCGAACGGCAGCCGCAGCGCGAAGAGCACGTCCGCCAGGCCCATCACGCCCAGGCCGATCGGCCGCCACTTCCTGTTCGCGGTCCCGGCCTCGGGCGTCGGGTAGAAGCCCAGGTCGATGGTCCGGTCCAGGAACCGTACGGCGGTGCGGACCGTGCGGCGCAGCCGCGTCCAGTCGACGTCCCGGCCGTCCAGGTGGGCGGCGAGGTTGATCGAGCCGAGGTTGCAGACGGCCGTCTCGGCGTCGTTGGTGACCTCGAGGATCTCGGTGCAGAGGTTCGACAGGTGGATGACGTTCTCGGGCCGGGCCGTCTGGTTGGAGGTCCGGTTGGCCGCGTCCTTGAAGGTCATCCAGCCGTTGCCGGTCTGGGCGAGGGTCCGCATCATCCGGCCGTACAGCGACCGGGCCGGGATCTGCTTGACGTAGCGGCCCTCGGCCTCGGCGGCCCGGTAGGCCTCCTCGAACGCGGCGCCGTACAGGTCGGTGAGGTGCGGGACCTCCTTGGGGTCGAACAGCGACCACACGCCGTCGGCCTCGACCCGGCGCATGAACTCGTCGGGGATCCAGTTGGCCAGGTTCAGGTTGTGGGTGCGGCGGGCCTCCTCGCCGGTGTTGTCGCGCAGTTCGAGGAACTCCTCGACGTCGGCGTGCCAGGACTCCAGGTAGACGCAGGCCGCGCCCTTGCGGCGGCCGCCCTGGTTGACCGCGGCGACGCTGGAGTCCAGCGTGCGCAGCCACGGCACGATGCCGTTGGAGTGGCCGTTGGTGCCCCGGATCAGCGAGCCGCGCGAGCGCACCCGGGTCCAGGCGATGCCGATCCCCCCGGCGTACTTCGACAGCCGCGCGACCTGCCCGTAGCGCTCGTAGATCGCCTCCAGCTCGTCGCGGGGCGAGTCGAGCAGGAAGCAGGAGGAGAGCTGGGGCCTGCGCGAGCCGGAGTTGAACAGGGTGGGCGAGCTGGGCAGGTAGGACAGGGTGGACATGAGCGCGTACAGCTCGGCCGCCTCTTCGACCGTCTCCGACAGGCCGCAGGCCACCCGGAGGAAGAAGTGCTGCGGGCGCTCCAGGACCTGGCGGGTCCGCGGGTGGCGCAGCAGGTAGCGGTCGTAGACCGTGCGCAGCCCGAAGTACTCGAACCGGTCGTCGGCGTCCTGCGCCACCAGTGCGTCCAGCTCCGCGGCGTGGGCGGCCACGAAGGCGGCC comes from Streptosporangium roseum DSM 43021 and encodes:
- a CDS encoding ribonucleoside-diphosphate reductase subunit alpha encodes the protein MTQTLVDVSKKTGDGPADRRLAIEEAAARVITDPENSRIAAGLLAELIADEAAGHGVRAFSESVAATHAAGLVQDGLAAFVAAHAAELDALVAQDADDRFEYFGLRTVYDRYLLRHPRTRQVLERPQHFFLRVACGLSETVEEAAELYALMSTLSYLPSSPTLFNSGSRRPQLSSCFLLDSPRDELEAIYERYGQVARLSKYAGGIGIAWTRVRSRGSLIRGTNGHSNGIVPWLRTLDSSVAAVNQGGRRKGAACVYLESWHADVEEFLELRDNTGEEARRTHNLNLANWIPDEFMRRVEADGVWSLFDPKEVPHLTDLYGAAFEEAYRAAEAEGRYVKQIPARSLYGRMMRTLAQTGNGWMTFKDAANRTSNQTARPENVIHLSNLCTEILEVTNDAETAVCNLGSINLAAHLDGRDVDWTRLRRTVRTAVRFLDRTIDLGFYPTPEAGTANRKWRPIGLGVMGLADVLFALRLPFDSPQALELSTRISEEIALAAYATSSDLAVERGRHPSYDDTRAAAGVLHPDHYGAARSPEWAALRDRIAETGLRNSLMIAIAPTATIASIAGCYECIEPQVSNIFKRETLSGEFLQVNRYLVRDLQARGLWTPQIRDAIKRADGSVQDVPGMPEDLKSLYRTAWELPQKALIDLAAARTPYIDQSQSLNLFMATPTIGKLSSMYAYAWKSGLKTTYYLRSRPATRIAQTTVAQAVPDPEAVACSLENPEYCDACQ